In the Streptomyces cinnamoneus genome, GGGCGATGGAGGAGTAGGCCAGGAGCCGCTTCACATCGGTCTGGGTGACGGCCACGACCGCGCCGACCAGCATCGTGACGATGGCGACGCCCCACATCACCGGACGCCAGTCCCAGCGCATGCCGGGCAGGACGACGTAGAGCAGGCGCAGCAGCGCGCCGAAGGCGGCGACCTTCGTCGCGGCCGCCATGAAGCCGGTGACGGGCGTGGGGGCGCCCTGGTAGACGTCGGGGGTCCACATGTGGAACGGCACCGCACCCACCTTGAACAGCAGCCCCATCAGCACCATGGCGCCGCCGATCAGCAGCAGCGCGTCGTTGCCCATCGTCGCCGCGAGCGCCGGGTCGACGGACCGCACGGTGCCGGAGACGACGTCGGCGACGCCCGCGTAGGTGACGGTGCCGGCGTACCCGTACAGCAGGGCCACGCCGAAGAGGAGGAAGGCGGAGGAGAAGGCGCCCAGCAGGAAGTACTTGACCGCGGACTCCTGCGACAGCAGCCGCTGGCGGCGGGCCAGGGCGCACAGCACGTACAGCGGCAGGGAGAAGACCTCAAGGGCGATGAACAGGGTCAGCAGGTCGTTGGCGGCGGGGAAGACCAGCATGCCGCCGACGGCGAAGAGCAGGACCGGGAAGACCTCGGTGGTCGTCAGCCCCGCCCGGACCGCCTTCCGCTCGGACTCCCCGCCCGGCACGGCCGCCGCCTGCGCGGCGAAGGAGTCGACCGGCCGGCCGTGCGCGGCCGGGTCGAGCCTGCGTTCGGCGAACGTGAAGACGGCGACGAGGCCGACGAGCAGGACGGTGCCCTGGAGGAAGAGGGCCGGGCCGTCGACGGCGACGGCGCCCATGGCGGCGATGTGCGCCTTGTCCGAGGCGTAGCCGCCGGCGGCCAGGACGACGACGGCGGCGAAGGCGGCGGCCATCGCGAGGGCGGCCAGGGCCACTTGGGCGTGGTAGCGGGCCCGGCGCGGCAGGAACGCCTCGACGAGGACGCCCACGAGCGCCGCGCCGAGCACGATGAGCGTCGGCGACAGCTGGGCGTACTCGATGTGCGGCGCGGGGATCTTCTTCGGCGCCTCGGCCGCCGCGATTGTCCACAGGCTGTGGACAGATGCTGCGTGGCTCACTTCGCGGCCTCCACATCGTTCACGTGCACATCGGGCTTGGGGTCGCTCTGGTGGACCTGCGACATCGTGTGCTCGACCGCGGGCTCCACGATCCGGGTGAGCGGCTTGGGATAGACGCCGAGGACGATCAGCAGCGCGATCAGCGGTCCGACGACGACCAGCTCGCGCACCCGCAGGTCCGGCATGCCGCGCACCGGCTCCCTGACCGGGCCGGTCATGGTGCGCTGGTAGAGGACCAGGACGTACAGCGCGGCGAGCACGATGCCCACGGTCGCGAGGACGCCGATGACGGGGTGGCGGCTGAACGTGCCGACCAGGACGAGGAATTCGGAGACGAAGGGCGCGAGCCCCGGCAGCGAGAGCGTGGCCAGACCGCCCACCAGGAAGGTCCCGGCGAGCAGGGGCGCGACCTTCTGCACGCCGCCGTAGTCGGCGATGAGCCGGGAGCCGCGCCGCGAGATCAGGAAGCCCGCGACCAGCATGAGCGCGGCCGTGGAGATCCCGTGGTTGACCATGTAGAGCGTCGCGCCGCCCTGGCCCTGGGTGGTCATCGCGAAGACGCCCATGACGATGAAGCCGAAGTGCGAGAGGGAGGCGTAGGCGATCAGGCGCTTGATGTCCCGCTGTCCGACGGCCAGCAGCGCCCCGTAGAGGATGCTGACGAGGGAGAGCACCAGGATCACCGGGGTTGCCCACTTCGACGCCTCGGGGAAGAGCTGGAGGCAGAAGCGGAGCATCGCGAACGTGCCGACCTTGTCGACCACCGCGGTGATCAGCACGGCGACGGGCGAGGTGGCCTCCCCCATGGCGTTGGGCAGCCAGGTGTGCAGCGGCCACAGCGGCGCCTTGACGGCGAAGGCGAAGAAGAAGCCGAGGAAGAGCCACCGCTCGGTGCTGGTCGCGAGGTCCAGCCGGCCGTCGGCGCGCGCCTGGAGGATCTCCTGGAGGGAGAAGGTGCCGGTGCCGAGCTGGTGGGCGGTGACCGCGTACAGCCCGATGACGGCGGCGAGCATGATCAGCCCGCCGGCGAGGTTGTAGAGGAGGAACTTCACGGCGGCGTAGGAGCGTTGCGCCGCGGACTCCGCCTCGCCGCGCTCGCCCGCCCGGTCCCCGAAGCCGCCGATGAGGAAGTACATCGGGATGAGCATGGCTTCGAAGAAGATGTAGAAGACGAAGACGTCCGTGGCCTCGAAGGCGATGATCACCATCGCCTCGACCATGAGGATCAGCGCGAAGAAGCCCTGGGTGGGCCGCCAGCGCGAGGAGTGGGTCTCCAGGGGGTCGGCGTCGTGCCAGCCGGCCAGGAGGACGAAGGGCACCAGCAGCGCGGTCAGGGCGATCAGCACGACCGCGATGCCGTCGACCCCCAGGTCGTACCGCACCCCGAAGTCCTTGATCCAGGCGTGGGATTCGGTGAGCTGGAACGGGCCCTTGGCGTCCGGGTCGAAGCGCACGAGCTGGACGCCCGCGAGCACCAGCGTGGCGAGCGAGAAGACCAGCGCGAGCCACTTGGCCGCCACGCGGCGCGCGGCCGGCACGGCGGCCGTGGCGACGGCACCGGCCGCGGGCACCGCCGCCGTGACCGTCAGCAGGGGAAATGACATGACTAGACCGCCCTCATCAGCAGGGTCGCGGCGATGAGGACCGCCGCACCGCCGAACATCGAGACCGCGTACGACCGCGCGTAGCCGTTCTGCAGCCTGCGCATCCGGCCCGACAGCCCGCCGACGGAGGCGGCGGTGCCGTTGACGACGCCGTCGACCAGGGTGTGGTCGACGTAGACCAGGCTGCGGGTGAGGTGTTCCCCGCCGCGCACCAGCACGATGTGGTTGAAGTCGTCCTGGAGCAGGTCCCGGCGGGCGATGCGCACCGGCAGGCTGCCGCGCGGCGCGGTGACCGGCACCGGCCGGCGCCCGTACTGCGCCCAGGCGAGCGCGACGCCCACGACGAGGACGACCATGGTGGCCGCGGTGACCTGGACCGCGGTGACCGGCGAGTGCCCCTCGGCGTGCCCGGTGACGGGTTCGAGCCAGTTCAGGAAGGTGTCGTTGATGCTGAACAGCCCGCCCGCGAAGACCGATCCGAAGGCCAGGACGATCATGGGGATGGTCATCGTCCGGGGTGATTCGTGCGGGTGGGGCGGCTCGCCCTCGCCGCGCGTCTCCGCGGCGGGCTCGGCGCTGGGCTCGTCCGGGGAGGGGGCGGGCCGCCACCTCTCCTCGCCGAAGAACGTCAGGATCATCACCCGCGTCATGTAGTACGCGGTGATGGCCGCGCCGAGCAGGGCGGTCCCGCCCAGGATCCACCCCTCGGTGCCGCCCTTCGCGAAGGCCGCCTCGATGATCTTGTCCTTGGAGAAGAAGCCGGACAGTCCGGGGAAGCCGATGATGGCGAGGTAGCCGAGACCGAACGTGACGAATGTGACCGGCATGTACTTCCGCAGGCCGCCGTAACGCCGCATGTCCACCTCGTCGTTCATGCCGTGCATGACCGATCCGGCACCGAGGAAGAGGCCTGCCTTGAAGAAGCCGTGGGTCACCAGATGCATGATCGCGAAGACGTAGCCGACGGGGCCGAGCCCGGCGGCGAGGATCATGTAGCCGATCTGGGACATCGTCGAGCCCGCTAGGGCCTTCTTGATGTCGTCCTTGGCGCAACCGACGATCGCACCGAAGAGGAGCGTCACCGCGCCGACCGTGACGACCGCGGTCTGCGCGTCGGGCGCGGCGTCGAAGACCGCCCCGGACCGGGTGATCAGGTAGACGCCGGCGGTCACCATCGTGGCCGCGTGGATGAGCGCCGACACCGGCGTCGGGCCCTCCATCGCGTCCCCGAGCCAGGACTGCAGCGGCACCTGGGCCGACTTGCCGCAGGCGGCCAGCAGGAGCATCAGGCCGATGGCGGTGAGCTTGCCCTCGCCCGCCTGCTCCGCGTTCTCCAGGACGGGCCCGAAGGCGAAGGTGCCGAAGGTCGTGAACATCACCATCACGGCGATGGAGAGCCCCACGTCACCCACGCGGTTGACGATGAAGGCCTTCTTCGCCGCCGTGGCGGCACTCGGCTTGTGCTGCCAGAAGCCGATGAGCAGGTACGACGCCAGGCCGACGCCCTCCCAGCCCACGTACAGCAGCAGGTAGTTGTCGGCGAGGACGAGCAGCAGCATCGCCGCGAGGAAGAGGTTGAGGTAGCCGAAGAAGCGCCGCCGCCGCTCGTCGTGGGCCATGTACCCCACGGAGTAGAGGTGGATGAGCGAGCCCACGCCCGTGATCAGCAGCACGAACGTCATCGACAGCTGGTCGAGCTGGAAGCCCACGTCGGCGCGGAACCCGCCGACCGGCACCCAGCTGAAGACCTTGACGCCCAGCTCGCGGTCCTCGGCGCCGCGGCCCAGCATGTCCGCGAAGAGCACCACGCCGAGGCAGAAGGAGGCGGCCGCCAGCAGGGTGCCGATCCAGTGGCCGCTCCGGTCGAGCCGGCGGCCACCGCAGAGGAGCAGGCCCGCGCCCAGCAAGGGGGCGAGGACGAGCAGTCCGATCAGATTCTCCACGTCTGCGATCCCCTTACAGCTTCAGCAGGCTGGCGTCGTCGACCGAGGCCGAGTGGCGGGAGCGGAAGATCGTCACGATGATCGCCAGGCCGATGACGACCTCGGCGGCGGCCACGACCATCGTGAAGAAGGCGATGATCTGGCCGTCGAGATTGCCGTGCATCCGGGAGAAGGTGACGAACGCCAGGTTGCAGGCGTTCAGCATCAGCTCCACGCTCATGAAGATGACGATCGCGTTCCGGCGGATGAGCACACCGGCGGCACCGATGGTGAACAACAGGGCCGCCAGGTAGAGGTAGTTGACGGGATTCACTTGGCACCCTCCTCCTTGCGGCCCTGGCGGCGCTCCAGCCGTTCCTCCGACCGCTGCTCCAGCGCCGCCAGGTCGGCGAGCGCGTCGCCGGAGACGTCGCGGACCTGGCCCCGGGCGCGCAGCGTGGCGCTGACGCTCAGCTCGGACGGCGTGCCGTCGGGCAGCAGGGCGGGGATGTCGACGGCGTTGTGCCGGGCGTAGACGCCGGGGGCGGGCAGCGGGGGCAGCTGCTTGCCCTCGCGGACGCGCCGCTCGGACAGCTCGCGCTGGGTGGCGGCCCGCTCGGTGCGCTCGCGGTGGGTGAGGACCATGGCCCCCACGGCGGCGGTGATGAGCAGGGCGCCGGTGATCTCGAAGGCGAAGACGTACTTGGTGAAGATCAGGGCGGCGAGGCCCTGGACGTTGCCGCCGGAGTTGGCCTGGCCGAGCCCGTTGAAGTCGTGCAGCGAGGCGTTGGCGATGCCGGCGACCAGCAGGATGCCGAAGCCCAGCACGCACAGCCCGGCGAGCAGGCGCTGCCCCCTGATCGTCTCCTTCAGCGAGTCGGCGGCGGTGACGCCCACCAGCATCACCACGAACAGGAACAGCATCATGATCGCGCCGGTGTAGACGACGATCTGCACGATGCCCAGGAAGTACGCGCCGTTGGCGAGGTAGAAGACCGCCAGGACGATCATGGTGCCGGCGAGCGACAGCGCGCTGTGCACGGCCCTCTTCATGAGGATCGTGCCGAGGGCGCCGGCCACCGCGACCACGGCCAGCAGCCAGAACTGGACCGCCTCGCCCGTCGACGTCGCCCCGGCGGCGGCAGCGACGCTCATGCCTCCACCCCTTCCTCGTGGTTCTCCTGGGGCTTCTCGCCGTTGGAGACCGCCACCTGCCGGACCGTCCCGGGCGCCGCACCGGTCACCAGGCCCCGGTAGTAGTCCTGTTCGGTCATGCCGGGGTAGATGGCGTGCGGGGTGTCGACCATGCGGTCGTCCAGCCCGGCGAGCAGCTGCTCCTTGGTGTAGATCAGCGACTCGCGGCTGGCGTCGGCCAGTTCGTACTCGTTGGTCATCGTCAGGGCCCGGGTCGGGCAGGCCTCGACGCACAGGCCGCACAGGATGCAGCGCAGGTAGTTGATCTGGTAGACGCGGCCGTACCGCTCGCCCGGGGAGTAGCGCTCCTCGTCGGTGTTGTCCGCGCCCTCGACGTAGATCGCGTCCGCCGGGCAGGCCCAGGCGCACAGCTCGCAGCCGACGCACTTCTCCAGGCCGTCGGGGTGCCGGTTGAGCTGGTGGCGGCCGTGGAAGCGCGGCGCGGTGTGCTTCTTCTCCTCCGGGTACTGCTCGGTCAGCCGCTTCTTGAACATGGCCTTGAAGGTCACGCCGAAGCCGGCCACGGGATTCTGGAACTCAGACACCGCCGTCAGCCTCCTTTCCGTCACTCAGAGCGTCCACCCCGCCACTGACAATCAGCTCCCGGTCGCGGCGCGGCCCGCGCCGGGGCACCGGGGGCAGCTCCTGACCGGGCAGCGGCGGCACGGGGAAACCGCCCGCCATGGGGTCGAACGGCGGCGGCCCCTCGGCGGGCGCGGCCCCGCGCCGGCCGTCGCGGTCCCGGAAGACGTCGGCCAGCAGGGAGAGCAGGAGGATCCCGAGGACCCCGCCGCCGACGTAGAGCACGATGTCCTGGAAGTCGTAGTTCTCGTTCCGCAGCGCCCGTACGGTCGCGACGAGCATCAGCCACGTCACGGAGACGGGGATCAGCACCTTCCAGCCCAGCTTCATCAGCTGGTCGTAGCGCACCCGGGGCAGCGTGCCGCGCAGCCAGATGAAGAAGAACAGCAGCAGCTGCACCTTGATGACGAACCACAGCATCGGCCACCAGCCGTGGTTCGCCCCCTCCCAGAAGGAGGAGACGGGGTACGGGGCCCGCCAGCCGCCCAGGAAGAGGGTGGTGGCCACCGCCGAGACCGTCACCATGTTCACGTACTCGGCGAGCATGAACATCGCGAACTTGATCGAGGAGTACTCGGTGTTGAAGCCGCCCACGAGGTCGCCCTCGGACTCCGGCATGTCGAACGGCGCCCGGTTGGTCTCACCCACCATCGTGGCGATGTAGATCAGGAAGGACACCGGCAGCAGCAGCACGTACCACCGGTCGTGCTGGGCCTCGACGATCGTCGAGGTGGACATCGAGCCGGAGTAGAGGAAGACCGAGGCGAAGGCCGCGCCCATCGCGATCTCGTACGAGATCATCTGCGCGCACGAGCGCAGGCCGCCCAGCAGCGGATAGGTCGAGCCGGACGACCAGCCCGCCAGCACGATGCCGTAGATGCCGACCGAGGCGACGGCGAGGATGTAGAGCACGGCGATCGGCAGGTCCGTCAGCTGCATCGTCGTGCGGTGGCCGAAGACGGAGACCTCGTTGCCGGCCGGGCCGAAGGGGATGACCGCGACGGCCATGAAGGCCGGGATCGCGGCGACGATCGGCGCCAGGACGTAGACGACCTTGTCCGCGCGCCGGACGATCACGTCCTCCTTGAGCATCAGCTTCACGCCGTCGGCCAGCGACTGGAGCATCCCCCACGGGCCGTGCCGGTTGGGGCCGATGCGCAGCTGCATCCAGGCGACGACCTTGCGCTCCCAGACGATCGAGAACAGCACGGTCACCATCAGGAAGGCGAAGCAGAACACGGCCTTGACGACGACCAGCCACCACGGGTCCCTGCCGAACAACGACAGGTCCTCGACGGCGAGTTGTTGCAGCGCAGGGTTCACGACCGCACCTCCGGTCCCTCGGTCCCGGCGTCCTCGCCGGTCACCGCACCGATCCGTACGAGCTCTCCGGGGCGCGCCCCGAGGTCGGAGGCGACGCCGCCGCCCACGGAGTTCAGCGGCAGCCACACCACGCGGTCCGGCATCGCCGTGACCCGCAGCGGCAGCCGCAGCGTCCCGGCGGGCCCGCTCACGGCGAGGACGCCGCCGTCGGGCACCCCGGCCTCGGCGGCGGTCGCCGCCGACAGCCGGGCGAGGGGAGCGTGCCGGGTGCCGGCGAGCGCCTCGTCGCCGTCCTGGAGGCGCCCCCGGTCGAGGAGCAGCCGGTGCCCGGCGAGCACCGCCTCGCCGCGCTCGGGCCGCGGCAGCGGCCGGGCGGGCTCGGCCGGGCCGCCGGCCCGCTCGCCGGCCCAGGGGCCCAGCCGCGCCATCTCCGCCCGGGCGGCCGGGACGTCGGGCAGTCCCAGGCGGACGCCCATGGCGTCGGCCAGCATGTGCAGCACCCGTACGTCCGGCAGCGTGTTGCGCCGCGTCACCTGGTCCGGCTTGAGTGCCGTCTCGAACGGGCGGGCCCGGCCCTCCCAGTCGAGGAACGTCCCGGACTTCTCGACCGCCGCCGCGACGGGCAGCACCACGTCCGCACGGTCCGACACCTCGCTCGGCCGCTGCTCCAGGCTCACCAGGAAGCCCACCGCGTCCAGCGCCTCGCGCGCCCGCGCGGGGTCGGGCAGGTCCGCGACCTCCACACCGCCCACGAGCAGGGCGCCCAGCTCACCGCGGGCCGCCGCCTCGACGATCTGGCCGGTGTCCCGGCCGGGGCTGCGGGGCAGCTCCGGCAGGCCCCACACCGCCGCCGTCTCCTCGCGCGCCCGCGGGTCCGTGGTGGGCCGGCCGCCGGGCAGCAGCCCGGGCAGCGCGCCCGCCTCCAGCGCCCCGCGCTCGCCGGCCCGGCGCGGGATCCACACCAGGGCCGCGCCCGTCTCCCCGGCCACCGCCACCGCCGCCGTCAGCGCGCCCGGCACCCCGGCCAGCCGCTCGCCGACCACGATCACCGCGCCCTCGGTCCGCAGCGCCTCCGCCGCGGCCCGGCCGTCGGCGTCGAGCCCAGAGGCGCCGGCCAGCGCCCGCAGCCACTCGGTCTCCGTGCCGGGGGCGGCGGGCAGCAGCGTGCCGCCCGTCTTGGCCAGGCCCCGGCTGGCGTACGTGGCCAGCGCGAAGGTCCGCTGACCGCGCTTGCGCCAGGCCTTGCGCAGCCGCAGGAAGACCCCGGGCGCCTCCTCCTCCGCCTCGATGCCGGCCAGCAGCACCGCCGGCGCCGTCTCCAGCGCCGTGTACGTCACGCCGCCGCCGTCCAGGTCCCTGCCGCGCCCGGCGACGTGGGCCGCGAGGAAGTCGGCCTCCTCACCGCTGTGCACACGGGCCCGGAAGTCGACGTCGTGCGTGTCGAGGGCGACACGCGCGAACTTGGCGTAACCGTAGGCGTCCTCGACCGTGAGCCGGCCGCCGGTCAGCACCCCGGCCCGGCCGCGCGCCGCCGCCAGGCCCCGGGCGGCGGCCTCCAGCGCCTCCGGCCAGCTCGCCGGCACGAGCGCGCCCTGCTCGTTGCGCACGAGCGGGGTCTCCAGCCGCTCCGGCCGCTGGGCGTAGCGGAACGCGAAGCGTCCCTTGTCGCACACCCACTCCTCGTTGACCTCGGGGTCCTCGGCGGCGAGCCGGCGCATCACCTTGCCGCGCCGGTGGTCCGTGCGCAACGCGCAGCCGCCGGCGCAGTGCTCGCACACCGACCGCGAGGAGACGAGGTCGAAGGGCCGGGCGCGGAATCGGTACGCCGCCGAGGTCAGCGCCCCCACGGGGCAGATCTGGATGGTGTTGCCGGAGAAGTACGACTGGAAGGGATCGCCCTCGCCCGTGCCGACCTGCTCCAGCGCGCCGCGCTCCAGCAGCTCGATCATCGGGTCGCCGGCGATCTCCTGGGAGAAGCGGGTGCAGCGCGCGCACAGCACGCACCGCTCGCGATCGAGCAGGATCTGGGTGGAGATCGGCAGCGGCTTCTCGTAGGTGCGCTTGCGGCCCTCGAAGCGGGAGTCGGCCTGCCCGGCGCTCATGGCCTGGTTCTGCAGGGGGCATTCGCCGCCCTTGTCGCAGACGGGGCAGTCGAGGGGGTGGTTGATCAGCAGCAGCTCCATCACGCCGCGCTGGGCCTTCTCGGCCACCGGCGAGGTGAGCTGGGTCCGCACGACCATGCCGTCGGTGCAGGTGATCGTGCAGGACGCCATGGGCTTGCGCTGTCCCTCGACCTCCACGATGCACTGCCGGCAGGCGCCGACCGGGTCCAGCAGGGGGTGGTCGCAGAAGCGCGGGATCTCGATGCCGAGCATCTCGGCCGCCCGGATCACCAGCGTTCCCTTGGGCACGGAGATCTGGACGCCGTCGATGGTGACGGAGACCAGGTCCTCTGGTGGAACGGCCGCGTTCCCTCCCGACGAGGGGGCGGACGTGGTGACTGTCATGCGTTCACCCCCAGGTGAGAGCGCTGGTTGTGGTGCGGGCCGTCGGCCCACACGGTCGACTTGGCCGGGTCGAAGGGACATCCCTTGCCCTTGACGTGCTGCTCGTACTCGCCGCGGAAGTACTTCAGCGAGGAGAAGATCGGGCTCGCGGCGCCGTCGCCGAGGGCGCAGAAGGACTTGCCGTTGATGTTGTCGGCGATGTCGTCGAGCTTGTCGAGGTCGGGCATCCTGCCCTTGCCGGCCTCGATGTCGCGCAGCAACTGGACGAGCCAGTAGGTGCCTTCGCGGCAGGGCGTGCACTTGCCGCAGGACTCGTGCGCGTAGAACTCCGTCCAGCGGGTGACGGCCCGCACGACGCAGGTCGTCTCGTCGAAGCACTGGAGGGCCTTCGTGCCGAGCATCGAGCCGGCGGCGCCCACGGCCTCGTAGTCCAGCGGCACGTCGAGGTGCTCGTCGGTGAGCAGGGGGGTCGAGGAGCCGCCGGGCGTCCAGAACTTGAGCCGGTGGCCGGGGCGCATGCCGCCGCTCATGCCGAGCAGCTGGCGCAGCGTGATGCCGAGGGGGGCCTCGTACTGGCCGGGGCCCGCGACGTGGCCGCTGAGGGAGTACAGCGTGAAGCCCGGGGACTTCTCGCTGCCCATCGAACGGAACCATTCCTTGCCCCTGTTGAGGATCGCGGGAACCGATGCGATGGACTCGACGTTGTTCACCACGGTGGGGCACGCGTACAGGCCCGCGACGGCGGGGAAGGGGGGCCGGAGCCGGGGCTGGCCGCGGCGGCCTTCGAGCGAGTCGAGGAGGGCGGTCTCCTCGCCGCAGATGTAGGCGCCCGCGCCGGCGTGCACGGTGACGTCGAGGTCGAGGCCCTTGCCGAGGATGTTCCGGCCGAGGTAGCCGGCCGCGTAGGCCTCGCGCACGGCCTCGTGCAGCCGTCGCAGGACGGGGACGGTCTCGCCGCGCAGGTAGACGAAGGCCCGGCTGGAGCGGATCGCGTAGCAGGCGATCACCATGCCCTCGATGAGGGAGTGCGGGTTGGCGAAGAGGAGGGGGATGTCCTTGCAGGTGCCGGGCTCGGACTCGTCGGCGTTGACGACGAGGTAGTGGGGCTTGCCGTCGCCCTGGGGGATGAACTGCCACTTCATCCCGGTGGGGAAGCCGGCGCCGCCGCGGCCGCGCAGCCCGGAGTCCTTGACGTAGCCGATGAGTTCGTCGGGCGTCATGTCCAGGGCCTTGCGCAGGCCCTCGTAGCCGTCGTGCCGCAGGTAGGTCTCCAGCGTCCACGAGCGGGGCTCGTCCCAGAAGGCGCTGAGCACGGGCGCGAGCAGTTTCTCGGGACTGGTCTCGAAGATCTCGGGTGCCACGGTCATCCCTCCCCCTCCTCGGTGACGGGCCCGCTGGGGTGCTGAGGGTCCGATGCGGACGTCTGCTGGGGCGCGTCGTGGGAGCTGGGGTGCTCGGGCGGGCGCTCGTCCTGCGGCGGTTCGCCGCGCGGGGGGCCGACCCGGGCCGGGCCGGTCTCGCCCTTGGCCAGCCGCAGCCCCGCGAGGGAGGCGGGCCCGGCGCCGCCGCTCTCCTCGACCGCCCCCGGCCGCTGGTCGGGGAAGCCGGCCAGGATGCGGGCCGTCTCCTTGTACGTGCACAGGGCCGCGCCGCGTGTGGGCCTGGCGGTGCGGCCCTCGCGCAGGTCGTCGACGAGGCGGGTGGCGCTCTCCACGGTCTGGTTGTCGAAGAACTCCCAGTTGACCATCACCACGGGGGCGTAGTCGCAGGCGGCGTTGCACTCGATGTGCTCCAGGGTGACCTTGCCGTCGGCGGTGGTCTCGCCGTTGCCGACGCCGAGGTGGCTCT is a window encoding:
- the nuoN gene encoding NADH-quinone oxidoreductase subunit NuoN — translated: MSHAASVHSLWTIAAAEAPKKIPAPHIEYAQLSPTLIVLGAALVGVLVEAFLPRRARYHAQVALAALAMAAAFAAVVVLAAGGYASDKAHIAAMGAVAVDGPALFLQGTVLLVGLVAVFTFAERRLDPAAHGRPVDSFAAQAAAVPGGESERKAVRAGLTTTEVFPVLLFAVGGMLVFPAANDLLTLFIALEVFSLPLYVLCALARRQRLLSQESAVKYFLLGAFSSAFLLFGVALLYGYAGTVTYAGVADVVSGTVRSVDPALAATMGNDALLLIGGAMVLMGLLFKVGAVPFHMWTPDVYQGAPTPVTGFMAAATKVAAFGALLRLLYVVLPGMRWDWRPVMWGVAIVTMLVGAVVAVTQTDVKRLLAYSSIAHAGFILAGVIAVTPDGVSSVLFYLGAYSFVTLGAFAVVTLVRDADGEATHLSKWAGLGRRSPLVAAVFAVFLLAFAGIPLTSGFAGKFAVFKAAAQGGAGPLVVVGVISSAIAAFFYVRVIVLMFFSEPKADGPTVAVPSPLTSTAIAIGVAVTLVLGVAPQYFLDLAGQAGTFAR
- a CDS encoding NADH-quinone oxidoreductase subunit M, translating into MSFPLLTVTAAVPAAGAVATAAVPAARRVAAKWLALVFSLATLVLAGVQLVRFDPDAKGPFQLTESHAWIKDFGVRYDLGVDGIAVVLIALTALLVPFVLLAGWHDADPLETHSSRWRPTQGFFALILMVEAMVIIAFEATDVFVFYIFFEAMLIPMYFLIGGFGDRAGERGEAESAAQRSYAAVKFLLYNLAGGLIMLAAVIGLYAVTAHQLGTGTFSLQEILQARADGRLDLATSTERWLFLGFFFAFAVKAPLWPLHTWLPNAMGEATSPVAVLITAVVDKVGTFAMLRFCLQLFPEASKWATPVILVLSLVSILYGALLAVGQRDIKRLIAYASLSHFGFIVMGVFAMTTQGQGGATLYMVNHGISTAALMLVAGFLISRRGSRLIADYGGVQKVAPLLAGTFLVGGLATLSLPGLAPFVSEFLVLVGTFSRHPVIGVLATVGIVLAALYVLVLYQRTMTGPVREPVRGMPDLRVRELVVVGPLIALLIVLGVYPKPLTRIVEPAVEHTMSQVHQSDPKPDVHVNDVEAAK
- the nuoL gene encoding NADH-quinone oxidoreductase subunit L encodes the protein MENLIGLLVLAPLLGAGLLLCGGRRLDRSGHWIGTLLAAASFCLGVVLFADMLGRGAEDRELGVKVFSWVPVGGFRADVGFQLDQLSMTFVLLITGVGSLIHLYSVGYMAHDERRRRFFGYLNLFLAAMLLLVLADNYLLLYVGWEGVGLASYLLIGFWQHKPSAATAAKKAFIVNRVGDVGLSIAVMVMFTTFGTFAFGPVLENAEQAGEGKLTAIGLMLLLAACGKSAQVPLQSWLGDAMEGPTPVSALIHAATMVTAGVYLITRSGAVFDAAPDAQTAVVTVGAVTLLFGAIVGCAKDDIKKALAGSTMSQIGYMILAAGLGPVGYVFAIMHLVTHGFFKAGLFLGAGSVMHGMNDEVDMRRYGGLRKYMPVTFVTFGLGYLAIIGFPGLSGFFSKDKIIEAAFAKGGTEGWILGGTALLGAAITAYYMTRVMILTFFGEERWRPAPSPDEPSAEPAAETRGEGEPPHPHESPRTMTIPMIVLAFGSVFAGGLFSINDTFLNWLEPVTGHAEGHSPVTAVQVTAATMVVLVVGVALAWAQYGRRPVPVTAPRGSLPVRIARRDLLQDDFNHIVLVRGGEHLTRSLVYVDHTLVDGVVNGTAASVGGLSGRMRRLQNGYARSYAVSMFGGAAVLIAATLLMRAV
- the nuoK gene encoding NADH-quinone oxidoreductase subunit NuoK codes for the protein MNPVNYLYLAALLFTIGAAGVLIRRNAIVIFMSVELMLNACNLAFVTFSRMHGNLDGQIIAFFTMVVAAAEVVIGLAIIVTIFRSRHSASVDDASLLKL
- a CDS encoding NADH-quinone oxidoreductase subunit J; the protein is MSVAAAAGATSTGEAVQFWLLAVVAVAGALGTILMKRAVHSALSLAGTMIVLAVFYLANGAYFLGIVQIVVYTGAIMMLFLFVVMLVGVTAADSLKETIRGQRLLAGLCVLGFGILLVAGIANASLHDFNGLGQANSGGNVQGLAALIFTKYVFAFEITGALLITAAVGAMVLTHRERTERAATQRELSERRVREGKQLPPLPAPGVYARHNAVDIPALLPDGTPSELSVSATLRARGQVRDVSGDALADLAALEQRSEERLERRQGRKEEGAK
- the nuoI gene encoding NADH-quinone oxidoreductase subunit NuoI translates to MSEFQNPVAGFGVTFKAMFKKRLTEQYPEEKKHTAPRFHGRHQLNRHPDGLEKCVGCELCAWACPADAIYVEGADNTDEERYSPGERYGRVYQINYLRCILCGLCVEACPTRALTMTNEYELADASRESLIYTKEQLLAGLDDRMVDTPHAIYPGMTEQDYYRGLVTGAAPGTVRQVAVSNGEKPQENHEEGVEA
- the nuoH gene encoding NADH-quinone oxidoreductase subunit NuoH — protein: MNPALQQLAVEDLSLFGRDPWWLVVVKAVFCFAFLMVTVLFSIVWERKVVAWMQLRIGPNRHGPWGMLQSLADGVKLMLKEDVIVRRADKVVYVLAPIVAAIPAFMAVAVIPFGPAGNEVSVFGHRTTMQLTDLPIAVLYILAVASVGIYGIVLAGWSSGSTYPLLGGLRSCAQMISYEIAMGAAFASVFLYSGSMSTSTIVEAQHDRWYVLLLPVSFLIYIATMVGETNRAPFDMPESEGDLVGGFNTEYSSIKFAMFMLAEYVNMVTVSAVATTLFLGGWRAPYPVSSFWEGANHGWWPMLWFVIKVQLLLFFFIWLRGTLPRVRYDQLMKLGWKVLIPVSVTWLMLVATVRALRNENYDFQDIVLYVGGGVLGILLLSLLADVFRDRDGRRGAAPAEGPPPFDPMAGGFPVPPLPGQELPPVPRRGPRRDRELIVSGGVDALSDGKEADGGV